The window TGAAAGCATCACTAATACTACTTCAATAGTATAATTTATGATAATTTAGCTTGTGATACTTCTTTGTTATTAACTATTACAATGTGGCgttgctacttttacttgagcaAAGATCTGCAAATGTCATCAGTTTCCAGTATATGGAGAAAAAAGACATAGTTACAGTTGCATCTGTTActtcagcaccacagacagcGCCACGGATTTGTCAGTGTCAATTTTTCAGCACACAGCACAGTTAGGTAACGGATACGTCAGAGCTGAAGTCAGGGCCATGGATTCTACCTTGAACAAAccttaaactaaactaaaacacTCTCACTGAACAACCCCTTCACCCCTGAACTCTCTCTGCTACAGGGGgatggagaggatggagggcaGGTTCAGTCATTTTGTTAACAAGGGAGACGGCATCGCCCCTCATATCAATAACTATTCTTCCTCCTTTACCCCTCAAGTAATCTTTATTTGTGCAGTTTTTCCTTGCTCAAATCAAATTGCTGTGAGAGTGTGAGCCTCCAAAGCAAATGTGTGATTTGTAGACAAAACTATCTTGAATGAGATGTTTAACAGTCTCGTATGGATGTAATGTTTTGGTGTCCACGTATTTTTGGTTATCAAAAAGTCAAGTTTCCTACTCCTTTGTACCCTAACGCGACCAACATGTCACACACCCAGAATCTAGGCCGCGTTAGTAAAAACCAAGTGTGATTCTTATTCTGGACAAACTCAACTTCACAGAAAATTAAGCCAACAGACAAGAATTAATGAATTCTAACACCCTCATCACATTTATCTCGAATATCCAGGCCATGAGGAACCTGAACGGGCGTTTATTCAAATTGCTTGCAGATCTGAACTTTGTACAGTGAGGCTTTTCTTCTGACAGAGCAACTAAATATCAAATGAATCATTATCTCGTTAACAAAGTCTCGACAGACCTTTACTGTCCCAAACAACACCCACATCTCGTCTGATTCATACACTTCTACACATTTCAATCTCACGCTGTATTTTGATAGCTCGGATTTGAAGAATGTGGAAAAGCTTTGGCATTTAACAAACGAGCCAGCGCGGGAAGATTCTCTGTCCTGACGACCACACGTTTGCCCAGCAGGCACATTTCAGGTAGAATAAAACATGCTCTGCTTCACATGAAATACTCTTGATCAGGTGTGATTCGTGAGCCTGCTCGAGTTctctgaggagaaaaaacaaagaaacgtTAAGGTAACACTTTATGATAATGGTAAAAAATCATATACTTAAGTGATGATGAACTAATGCGTGACTCACAGTGATTTAAATCATGAATCAATGGAGGATGTATCATGAATTTCTGTTGCTCACCAtcaacaaacaataaaagtcaCTCTGAGTTTACAGTATGTGTTGGGTTTACGCTTCACAAAACATCAGTGGaggattttttcttttgcagtagCTGGATTCCAGGAACAGAGAAGTCTGACAgtcagtttgatttaaaaacagatcTTCACATTTCTATGACAACAGGTGCAGTCAGTTCAAAGACACTaagcaaacacattttgtcGCATATGAATCAATTCAATAACTGGGACTTAACATGCATTAACTGATGATctatgaaaaatgttttgattgcTTGCACACTAAAACTAGGCCTTTTAACTCCTCAACATCCCAGATTGTAACACCATCCACCAAGAAGACAGGCAGCTTTCCAACAACAATCAACACTATTTCCCCCGTTTTCACACATGGTTCAAAATTAAAGACCGATTCACCGTCTTATGAAAGCAAACAGTCAAGCTCTGACCACATTGCTGGATGAGGGATTTAAATCATAAATCGGAAACAAAGCTGATCATTCTACTATTATGTGTACATGTATTTAAACCAAGTGTAAGATGAAAAAGCACTAAGACGACTACAGACGTATAGCATAGAGCAACATCTTCCTACATGCACATGCTCCCGTTTAAACCCCGTAGAAGAGGGAGGGTTTTTCAGTATGGCAGTGGAAGGCCACAAGAGGTGAGGTTTTTAAAGTAGTCTATTAAATGTATCCCACCTGTGTGTTATTGCTATTTTGTCGTGTATGTGTATTTGATGGCTGAGGAAACTTTTAGAGTCAATTTGAGACGGAGATCATTGTGTGAAAAACCACTTAACGCGGCTGTCAGCTCTGATGTAGCTCACCCAGTgggcagagacacacactcgGTCCACACTCGAGGGCAGGACcgtgtgcgtgcctgtgtgtgtgtgtgtgtgtgtgtgtgtgtgtgtgtgtgtgtgtgattgagtgAGAGTGAGTGGGGGTTATGAACATActccacaacacattttttttttttaggatcaAGACAGATCCTTtgaacatgttgtgtttgcacCAGTTCAAATGCCAGTGTGCCCGTGATTCAGTTTGACACAGCGGGCTAGTGAGAGAAGTTAAGGGAGGCGTTCTGGGAGTGGagatgtgtatgtgtctgtaaGATGTTAAATAcatacattacacacacacacacacagcctcctggAGTCTGTTTGGTGAACTGACTGCCTCGCCCAGGCATATTTTGTACACACGGACAAACGTGACCTTTTCTTTCCCACAGGCCCCCACAGAGATTACTAATGCCTAATTGCTGCCTCCCTTAATCACTACACAACCGCCAAGACACAGTGTGATTCCAGGCACCCAATTTATGCACGGTGGTGCACTCACAGCTTGGAGCTGCAGATGACCTTCCATGGAGCAGGTTTTGGTTAGTGTGTGTTCACTTGGGAACAGATGATGTGCATCATGGTGGACCTGGCCCCGACCTGTGCCATGAAGGGAGGACTCATTAGTGAGTAAAGCTGGCCCACCCGTACCCCGACGCTGTTTGTTTCACATGCAGAAGACCTCAGTGTCCCATCCCACGTCCTGCCTACATGCTGCACTGCACCTTCTCCAGCAAACCACTTGAGCTGCAGCCAACATACAATTAGGACGAAGCTGTGACTTACTCAGTCACATAGTGTCCATCAGAGTCGGTTCACTGAGTCAACAGCATCCACTATAACATCGTCCCTGCAGAGAAAGATCATGTTTTCCACATGTGGAAATTATAaatccacatgtgaaaaaagccAATCATGTATGAATGTTTGCAAATTACACATGAAACTGTAAATTTCTTATATGAGATTTTAATCAATATGTTTGAAAATCTCATCACTTGTgagatcattttattttcatgtcaaaGCCGTGGTCAGTAAGATTGTAGAAGCCAGCAAGACCAAGCTACATGCTACAAGTATCTAACTAAAGAAATCCCACATCCTCCAAACCTTGCTCCAGAGCCACTcatatatgtaagggataatacCTGATGAGATGTCTGTTATCATGAATTAATGGACTACGTGGAGACCTGAACTGTCCGAAGGCAGCAAAGTCCATTAAaccctgattatggacaccttgAAGAGCATTATCCCGCGTATACCACGGTCAGttgccaaagaaaaaaacattaagacCCTTTGCATATATTTTGGTGTCTCCTGCCatcaaaatgtaaagttttttaCAAGCAGTATCTTTATTTACCGAGCAACACCTGAGAGTTGGCTCAGCAATAgagtgctttgtgctaacatgAGCTGCTAAAGGAGTGTGTTGCTGCCAGAGTGACTCTTTAATTGGGTTCATGGGCTgagtgctttgtgctaacattagctgctaaAGAAGTGTGTTGCTGCCACAGTGACTCTTTAATTGGGTTCAGGGGCAgagtgctttgtgctaacattagctgctaaAGGAGTGTGTTGCTGCCACAGTGACTCTTTAATTGGGGTCAGGGGCTgagtgctttgtgctaacattagctgctatAGGAGTGTATTGCTGCCAAAGTACCTTTTTAATTGGGTTCAGGGCTgagtgctttgtgctaacattagccgctAAAGGAGAGTGTTGCTGCCACAGTGACTCTTTAATTGGGTTCACGGGCTGAGTGCTTTGTGCTACTCGGTTAGCCTCTGAATGCCAGTCTGTCACTGCCGCTTACTCATTCTAAAGGTGAGGGGCTGAGTGCTTTGTGTTACTGAGCTAGCAGGCTTCTGAACGATAGGCTCAGTGGCTGGGAACTGTGAGTGCAGCACAATGTTATCATTGCTAACCATACCCAACTGCCTGACATTATCAAAATTagcacaaacaacaaacactgtcagGCTAGTATGTTAGCATTGGGAGATTTCAACAGCACTTTCCCTAATGTTCTTAGCTCACTAATAGCTTTAGCAACACATCAGGTGAGGCTGTTGGATGTTGGATGGCCTTAAAAATTTGGgttaaatgtgaaaacagctaATTGAATGTGAAACTATGGAATTCACGTGTAATTCGGTGTAGTGACgtttttttgattaaattaaacttttcaaaaacatttcacatgtgacattgTTTCCTTTCACATGTTGCTCCACATGTCAATATTCAgttcaaatgtgaaatgttGACATCGAAACCACCATCCATCCACCCTGACCATCTTGAATTTCTTCTGTAGAAGGAAAAGGAGTGTTTGTTGGTGACATCTGTAACTGGAtgtagaatgtgtgtgtgtgtgtgtgtatgtgtgtgtgtgttgtcctcgTGAAATTTGTCAGCGGTGTGTCATCTCCCCTCCTGACTCCATATGCTGTGTTAGATCATTTCGCTCCACCGCTGGGTTTCCCTTTCATGTTCATCTGTTGTTCTGACTTGTGGGCGGCTCTCGGCGTCTTTCCAAAACAGGCCTACACTCGAATGAGGCAGATGATTTTTGGGCTCTTTAGTGCCaagtgagttttttttcccaccatcCTGTCCTCCTCCAAACCCCCTTCGTTGGCGCATCTGCCACGGTGGAGCCACACAAACTCAAAGCGCTCTCCATAACCAGGAGCCGTGGCAGGAAATATATTTTCCCCAGAAAGTGTTTGTTCAGTCTGTAATCACCAATAACCTCCATCCCACCTCCACTGTTCATTATCAGCCGGCTTCCTCCCACACAGCGTCTTTAAAGATGGAAAGATCTGCTTAGAAGTAAATCAGGTACATCTCTTTAAAGGCTGGAAAAATGTGAGAAACTAATCCAGAAAGatattcacacattttcttAGACTATACGACTACAGTTCAATTACTTCATCATAATAAGATATAACCTGGTGACAGTCTCGGTGTTGACAGGCAGTGACGCGTCACTTTCTAAGGTAACTCCACGGTGAAGTGAGAGCCCGCCCTGCCACTGCCTTTCTTGTCGCTTCCTCCGGtgactctccctcctcctcccgggCTGACGTAGTGAGGATCCTCCGCTGCCCACGTTTGTGGGCGACGAGCCGGCCGCGGGTATAAACAGCTTCCCGGGACTCCATCCCGTCACTGCTTGCAGAAGCAGCGACTCGGTCACCAGAGCTGAACGTCAGCAGAGATAGCAGCAAGCAGGCACTTCCTCGCCGCGCAGGCTAACTCGCTTTCGGCTTTGGTTCGACATGGAGAGTCGTTGGTCCGCGAAGCGCTCCGGCGCCCACAACTTTAAAAGTAAGTACCTCTCTTCGTATGCACTGATGCTTGATTTTGCAAATGCATTTCTGTGATTTAAGTGACTTGTTTTCAACTTTGAAATCCTATATATCCAAGTTGTTTTGGGTACCAGCAGCCTTGTATGTTCGTGGAAAGCAGCTGAATTTATGGAACTAATTTTGCTTTTACGCACCTTCATTTTGCTTTTACGCACCGTCATTTTGCATATGGTTTTAAACAATATTTACCAAGATGCACACGTTATTCAACATCTATTTAAATTCCACTAATCTTTGTCTGTTATAGATGTGTACATTTAAGAGTAATGTTGCATATAGGCAGAGCCAGACTGCGCGCTTTTTGGGGCATTTTTGCGCAACGATTtggctgcaaaaaaaacaaaaagatcatgtaaatatgaatgtatatgttttgaaaaaaagtaatttaaatcaTGGTCAAAGTTAGTTATTTTTTGGCTCTTCTGATCACTTAAACCTCCTGATCCAATCTCTCCATATCTCCTTTACGCACGGAGAGATGCAGATAAGATTTACGCACGCAAGATTCTGAACTTTATTCCTCATCTCATGGCGACTTTGGGGTAAATAAGACTTACAGAGACTCTGGAAAGGTGTCTCATTCCACTCAAAAGCTCCAGTTCTCCCGCAGCGTCCAGCGCGGCTAATAGTCCAACTTGTTAAGAGGTCAGGAGGTGAGCCGCTGGAAAATCTTGCGCACAGCAGAAGAATGGGAAGTTCATTATTATTTCACGCATCTACTTTTCCCCGCGGTGGCCACTTTTGTGCGCCGTTATCCGAGCTGTGCCAAGACACTGTTGCAAGATTGATGAGAACCGAAACTGATCCGGATCTGGTTGCTGGTTTTACGCGTGCCCTCTGTGTGTCAAACCAACGGAAACATCCCTTTATTAGCCTGAGAACTAGGAAAGCAGGTTAATTTAATGCAAAGAGGCACGTTTTGGTCacgttttttgtcttttaaaggtCTTTATGGTAGGTTTCTGGCGAGTTTTCTGTTCTAAACCACTAAAATCCTGAGTTATGTAACCTTGTCACAACAGCTATGGAGACCTATGTAAAGTGAGCAGGGGGATATGAATGGGTGAATGATTTCTGTAATGTAATCCGGTGAATTATAGATAAGCCCCAAAGTTCTGGGACCCATCAACAAGTCACGGGTGAGAGCACAGCAGTGCTAAAAGGaatcactgacagcagcagcagcagggatgacagacaggcagcaaaGAAGGAATGGTGCCAAAAGCTGAAATCaacctctctgtctttgtctgtctctgtctcctgcaCATCGTTTTGCACCTTCTCCAAATGAGGACAAACCTATGCAAGGGGCCATTCTCTTTGCTGCTAACCTgaccttctttttttcttccttttcttctcctgagAATTAACCTCGTCTTCTGTCTCTTTCCAGGTGGACTGTGTCTTTGGCTGGTTTTGtggctggtggtggtgaagcCAGGCGGGGTGGGCGCATGCcccaggctgtgtgtgtgttaccctaCGCCCATGACGGTCAGCTGCCAGTCTCAGAACCTCACCATAGTGCCGGCTGGTGTGCCATATGACTCGCAACGCGTTTTCCTGCAGAACAACCGCATCACAGAGCTTCGCGCAGACTCTTTTGGCTTCGAAACACAGGTAAAGATGGTCCTCCAGCAATATTTGCAGACATTCTTTAAAGTCcgtcctttctcctctctcatccGGTTATTTTCTCCTCATTCCCTGCAGGTGCTTTGGCTGTACGGCAACAACATCACGTGGATCGAGGCTGGAGCCTTCAGTAACCTCAGGGTGCTGGAGGAGCTCGATCTGGGTGATAACCCGCTGCAGCGTCTGGAAGGTGGAGCCTTCAGGGGTTTGGAGAAGCTGCAGAGCCTGCACATGCATCGCTGCAAGCTGGCCGCTCTCCCCCATGATCTCTTCCACAAGCTGTACAGCCTGCAGTTCCTCTACCTGCAGGTATATccagcacgcacacactcgcCTAAAAACACCCACATGCAGAGATACATATTTGATAGTCACGCAAGAGTATGTACACGTGATACATGCAGGAATACACACTTTGGAGAAATGCTTTACGggcacatcatcatcaccatacAGTTGCCAAAGTACAACCACTgctgcacacccacacacacacgttgaaaGATTGATTTAAGTAGGTTCAGTGAGTTGCACACAGTCATATAAATgcaaacaaagaataaaaaagagTAAATCTTAAAATGATCAGATGATCTAAAACCAAGGCAACACACCTCAGCAGGAATAATCAACACTGATAAACAGTATAATAACATCATTTTAATAGCTGTTACAATCACATTATTAATCAAGCTCAACTGATGACTCTCATATTGATTACAGTGAAAAAATGACAGAGTGAGCAAAGTGAGCGTCTGCCAAATCCTCCATGCATATAAATGAGTGTACAATACACGAAAGGGAGCGTGTGCCCACACATTTGCTCTCTGTAGCAGTTCTAGCTGCAAGTCACgtgaaagaaaatcaaacattaTTCAAAGTAGAGGGCAATCTTACcagtggaaggaaaaaaaggagagcacAACATGCTCGCTTCTTTaagcaacagcaaaaaaacagcCTACAGACTGAAAGAGATCAAAACACAGGCAGTGCAACATTTCACCTAAACGTAAGGAGGTAAAAGCTCTATGAGTTTACCTCAGAACGTCCATCCGAAAACTCTTCTATTAataatcagaaataaaaaaaataagtgatGAGAAATCATGTTGACAGgatttgatctgatttgatttcTATTTCAGTGAACTGTGAAAATTAGCCGTCACATAAGACGTCATCTGGGTCTTTTGCCAGATTTGTCGTCAGAGTGTTGGCAGCCTTCAGTCAGACCTCAGCTGTTGGAGTGCCCTTTGATTTAATCAGACAGTAAATCCCTGCCAACGTCGCCTTTAGGGGAATGAAAAAAACCCTCATTCAGGCAGTTCAAATATGACGTTCCCCCATGTGGCCTACATACTACCTCTTTTTCTTTAGACTAATCACAAGTGTCCTCAGAGGTGCAAAGGAGCAGGAGACAGCGATGGCGCCCTTAAAAAATTGTTTTGGGTTGAACTGGTTTTGCTGTACAGGAGGCGAGCCAAGATAAAAGACGTATGTAGATTATGTGATATGACTCTTACTAATAACAAGGACAAACATAACTTGCTCGTCGGTGCCCTAGATATGCAGCTGGCCTATTATTTCGCACTGGAAGAACTCACTGCATTTGCTAACACCGCAGATGTTTAAATAGCTGTGTGTAGAGTGTAGGGAGTTGTACAgttctgaaaagtgaagccaatgcagaagtgccttaaacctgcattctgcCTTgcccagcagggggcgacttgATCTTGAGAACAAGTAGTCCACAAACCAAAGGGTGACATCACAGTGCATGATGCAATACATTATGCTTAATGTAGCCTGCTAACTcggaggttgttgttgttgttgtttcacgGAGCGTCTGGGAATTTGAAAATGATAACATGCAGTTAGAATTCTAATGATGATCTTAACACAGCACTAAATCCCTCTTATATTTTGACTTTGCTCCAGGAGAATCAGCTCCACTTTCTTCAGGATGACCTGTTCTCAGATCTGGTCAACCTCACTCACCTCTTCCTGCATGGAAACCGCATCCGCGCCCTCTCTGAGAATGTGTTCAGAGGCCTGGTCAACCTGGACCGACTCCTTATCCACGACAACCGCATCAGGCAGGTCAACCGCCGGGCTTTCCGTGACCTGGGTCGTCTGACCATCCTCTACCTGTTCAACAACTCCCTGGCCGAGCTGCCCGGCCAGGCAATGAAAGACGCCCAAGGCATCCAGTTCCTCCGCCTGAATGGTAACCCCTGGTCCTGCGGCTGCGAGGCCCGCCCTCTCTGGGAGTGGTTCCGTGAGGCCCGCATCTCCTCCTCTGACCTTATGTGCAGCTCCCCATCCCAACGTCGCGGCCAGGACCTCCGCTTTCTCCGGGAGTTGGACTTCGCCCTCTGCCCTCTGCCTGACCCCGGCTCTCTTGCAGGAAGCACCACAACCACCTTCAGCACCAAGACCCGCTGGTGGTTCTCCAAGCACAAGCCTGCGTCTTCATCCAAGGCCTCGTACCAGAAGAGCACAGAGACGGTGAAGGCCTTCCCTTTCTCCGCCATCAAACCTCAGTACCTCCCAAAAGCCCCCTCTGAAACCTTCTCCTCCAAGTATGAACTCTCAGAGCATGAGGTGGCACTCCCAAAACTGGACCAAGAAGAATACTGGGCCAACTACGGCAACGAAGACTCCTCCATCCGCTGCTTTGAGATGGAGTGCCCCCCAGGCTACGACAACCCAGCCttcccctcatcctcctccttaCCCAAcaccttctccctcctccacctcctctcacTCTCAGTACTCTTGTTCTCCCTCCATTTCCTCTTTGGCTgaactcctctctcctccacaccctttttttctcctccgaTTTCCCCTCCTGCTCTTTCCAACTCTAACAAAACCCTGGATCTTGATTCCTTTCAGTTACCTCCTCGACTTGCAGGGGGTGCTACACTGATGCAGGAGACAGGCGAGGCAGCAGGGAGCTGTTTGGAAGAGCAGATATCAGCTCATTTGAGCAGGAAAGTTTACAGTGTTGAAGTAGCTGCTGCTTACTAGTAcaggcttttaaaaaaagcaggGATCGTATCATGAACCGTGATAGTAAAAGTACAGAGGCAGAAACCTACAACAACATGATGAAATGATAGAGACACAACTCACAGACAGCCAGTGGCGTCTCGAGATGTCTTTTTTGATATCGCAGCTGTAAACAACGCAGGCGTTGTGACTCGTCGACAGCTATTTTCTATATTAATATAGAGTGCTATAGTGCTCACCATCCAATCACCGCTAGCATTATTCCTCACTAGTTCATTTATTTCACAAGAATACAAGTGGTGATTAACAGCAGGCTATTTGGCACTCACAGAAGTTAGAGAGAGAACACAGACAATGAGAAGCTTGAACTACAGGGAGAAATGAAAAGAACATGTGAGCACAGTGAGCTTCAGATATTCGTCCAAAGGCAGAGAAGGATGAGAGGATATTAGATCTGCATCCAAGAGCgactctcctccctccttcagaTTCAGAACCTGGATGCCAGCAAACCACCACCCACACTTGTACATACCACTCATCATCACTGTACAGTTCACACCGCCCGTCGCAAAACTGCTCCGCATTTTAGATTCGCTGGATTTTTACTGTTCACTTTAGCACCCTTCGGTGATAGAAAAGATGAGAAGAAATGTGGAAACTCGCTTTCATGTTTTCTTGTCTCTTCCTcgctcagacaacaacaacagttgtTTCCCTAAAATTCGATGAGATTAAACACATCAGAGTTCAGAGAAaccacaaagaaatgtgttttgtgttctccagatttagactttttttggtgtgtgtgatttagtttttgttgtgtgagtgtgagactACCGACCAAAGTGCTGAGAAGACCAGCTTCTTCAAATGAGTGCCTGCCTGTATGTgccagtttttcttttaaactcctggcccctgtccatctgtctgttaGTGTAGAAATCCAAACTCATCCTGAACAAGGTAAAAACAACACCTGGGCCGGATCTTACACAGCTCTTTGTGTAGTTTGAATCCTCAGGTCTCTTTCCTGCCGGCTCCTGTTACATTACACTTTGACCTGCAATTTGTCTCCATCAGCGCGACTGCACGTGTGTGTACTTCTTGTGTTAGTCTTTTATGCAAGGACCCAAAACTGtttcaaaaatgtgtgtttttcagagatGCATGAGAATCTGTGCatattattttccttttttttcagaagagATTTCATAAAATTCTGAAAATTTCAGAAAATGTCACACATACATAATAAAGCTGTGTTTTTGGGTGGGGGAAATGGGACAGGTATTAACTTGGCAATCTGTTCATCACAATGCCAATCCAACCTGTCTGTGATCTGCATTATTCATGGAGGCCATGTGGTCCTTGTCAACCTCATCTGTTAATAACCAGAACCATGACTGTGAGTTTCTGCATATATCATGAGAtactgtgatgatgtcagatGATTTCAATGgaaaaacttgtgttttttgctttatagaaaaataaacaatgaaacaGAAATGTTCCTTGTTGATTCCCTGTTGTCTTTGCTTGTGAAGGAATGACGAAGACGGCACAAAAGCACAAACATACAGAATACAGATAACAATAGATAGCAGAAACATTAACATAGTGAATTTAGCAAATGGAGTTTAAGTATCGAGGCATGCAGGCGGTGATACTGCCGCAACAATTCATTCAGCCAGCCTTAAATAAATAGAGCCGATGTTTTACACTCACAGTAAAGCAAAACTAAATAAGAGAATTAAAGGCCATATCATCAGTCTTCCATAGTGAAAGCTCTGGCAAATATAGTTGGGGGGGAAAGTTTCAGGAGAATCGCGTAATGATGCTTCTGTCAAACCtcgaaaaaaaagggaggaggtgatatttgttgtgtctgtgtgcgtataCAAGTGTGTGAAGTGTGAGAAATCCATGTGACAGTGGGAGTGTGCTGCTGAAGGTCACCGCTCTCGACTGTGTTCACTCCTCGCCCtaatcacttctttttttttctcgccacATGCAGAAGGCAGCTATATTGGGCCAGAGAGATGGGAGAATGAGCTGTTgagttgtggtgtgtgtgtgtgtgtgtgtgtgtgtgtgtgtgtgtgtgtgtgtgtgtctgcgtgggtTCAATCTGGAgggggttggttggttggtgatGCTGGAGGATGATTCAGGGAAGGGGCAGAATGGGGAAAACGccaggatgaaaatgtgacGATGAGTCCTGGAATCAGCACACCCCCTCAACAGATTAACTctcacagtgatgatgatgacgatgatgatgatagtgatGAAGGTGATGCATACACTCATGTACATGCATCTACAAATGCACACTTACGCACACGTACAGATTATGAAACTTCAGAGGCGATTGGTTGGGTCGCCTTCTAAT of the Sparus aurata chromosome 18, fSpaAur1.1, whole genome shotgun sequence genome contains:
- the rtn4rl2b gene encoding reticulon-4 receptor-like 2b; protein product: MESRWSAKRSGAHNFKSGLCLWLVLWLVVVKPGGVGACPRLCVCYPTPMTVSCQSQNLTIVPAGVPYDSQRVFLQNNRITELRADSFGFETQVLWLYGNNITWIEAGAFSNLRVLEELDLGDNPLQRLEGGAFRGLEKLQSLHMHRCKLAALPHDLFHKLYSLQFLYLQENQLHFLQDDLFSDLVNLTHLFLHGNRIRALSENVFRGLVNLDRLLIHDNRIRQVNRRAFRDLGRLTILYLFNNSLAELPGQAMKDAQGIQFLRLNGNPWSCGCEARPLWEWFREARISSSDLMCSSPSQRRGQDLRFLRELDFALCPLPDPGSLAGSTTTTFSTKTRWWFSKHKPASSSKASYQKSTETVKAFPFSAIKPQYLPKAPSETFSSKYELSEHEVALPKLDQEEYWANYGNEDSSIRCFEMECPPGYDNPAFPSSSSLPNTFSLLHLLSLSVLLFSLHFLFG